From the genome of Niabella agricola, one region includes:
- a CDS encoding outer membrane beta-barrel protein has protein sequence MPRSFKLFKLLIFILYAPFSFSQVKGRVVDSVAILPIKGASITLVLADDSSHLVTGSADSLGYFELAVIRPARYILRVSSVGYNAKQFSVALADKHDLGAIRLSPRPQVLENITVTAGQRPVSLSQGNTIIQVAGNTQLKTALNLLDVLKNTPGIQVAADGSLQMGNRVRPVFFLNGKPLLLDGEALNNYLKTLTPDKVASMEVITNPGAQYDAEYKGVIDIRLKKNHTEGWSGNYSSLLQQNRYTNSNHTLNLFYTRDKFSATAVASYMAGSDIYRYRTYQHLASTDILQTKLDQKNLQRNPGIQLGISYQPNTMHQMGLQLRDYIINSQRERSGSLYAVKKAGDEIAFFTKSNNPTHYVQKNRSARLDYTFQKEKTRISFLGSVLEVTNTQQDAFINTDQLTQKESEHWNTDLLNKIRVYTAQADLSRKLKNWYLDAGVKFSRSVTNNDIRYDTLQIDPPVFVPDASRSNLFIYNEDINAAYISANGKIGSIQVTAGLRGEQTLSRAHSVTTASSIHKSYIQWLPSATVHYQIDQRQELSFSYARRITRPPFSQLNPFRFYLSALNYWIGNPYLDPSTTSQFKINYRFRSYLLELNAGKESDVISRYPMYDTVTNEMAFLGTNLPYRKFANISVVLPFTVNKLWQINLQLMGYYNKEQQPYLDKIYNPVVYNYVLKLNQVFTFNNHFSATVFTNYESRSGNSLYIFKPMYHIDIALQKGWFSNKLHTRVAFSDILNTYYQQLQFRYKEIINNQFSHWWGMQKLQATISYSFGKASQHKKTAVSEEENRATR, from the coding sequence ATGCCGCGCAGTTTCAAACTTTTTAAATTACTGATTTTCATTTTATATGCACCATTTAGCTTTAGCCAGGTCAAGGGTAGGGTAGTAGACAGTGTTGCAATTTTGCCCATAAAGGGCGCCTCAATTACGCTGGTGCTGGCGGATGACAGCAGCCATTTAGTAACAGGCAGCGCCGATAGTCTGGGATATTTTGAGCTTGCTGTTATACGGCCTGCCCGGTATATCCTCCGGGTCAGTTCAGTTGGTTATAATGCCAAGCAGTTTTCTGTTGCTTTAGCAGACAAGCACGATCTTGGCGCTATCCGGTTATCACCCCGGCCCCAGGTTTTAGAAAACATTACGGTTACCGCAGGTCAGAGGCCTGTCAGTTTGTCGCAGGGGAACACCATTATTCAAGTAGCCGGAAATACACAATTGAAAACAGCCCTCAATCTTTTGGATGTATTAAAAAATACACCGGGTATCCAGGTGGCCGCGGATGGTAGTTTGCAAATGGGGAACCGGGTGCGTCCTGTTTTCTTTTTAAACGGGAAGCCGCTGCTCTTGGACGGCGAAGCACTCAATAATTATTTAAAAACGCTTACACCCGATAAAGTGGCATCCATGGAGGTGATTACCAACCCGGGGGCACAATATGATGCTGAGTATAAAGGGGTCATCGATATCCGACTAAAAAAAAACCATACTGAGGGCTGGAGTGGCAACTATTCCAGCCTGCTGCAGCAGAACCGGTATACCAACAGCAATCACACCCTTAATCTCTTTTATACCCGGGACAAATTTTCGGCTACAGCAGTTGCTAGCTATATGGCAGGCAGCGATATTTACCGGTACCGCACATATCAGCATTTAGCCAGTACCGACATCCTGCAAACGAAACTGGATCAAAAGAACTTGCAGCGAAACCCGGGCATCCAACTAGGCATCAGTTATCAGCCCAATACCATGCACCAGATGGGTTTACAGTTACGGGACTATATCATAAACAGCCAACGGGAACGGTCCGGTTCCCTGTATGCCGTAAAAAAAGCAGGAGACGAAATCGCGTTCTTTACCAAAAGCAATAACCCCACACATTATGTGCAAAAAAACAGAAGCGCCCGACTGGACTATACCTTTCAAAAAGAAAAGACCCGTATCAGTTTTCTGGGATCAGTACTGGAGGTAACGAATACCCAGCAGGATGCATTTATTAATACAGACCAGCTAACCCAAAAAGAATCAGAACACTGGAACACCGATCTGTTGAACAAAATACGGGTGTATACTGCACAGGCCGACCTTAGCAGGAAACTAAAGAACTGGTACCTGGATGCCGGGGTTAAATTCAGCCGGTCGGTTACAAATAATGACATTCGATACGATACCCTGCAGATTGACCCTCCGGTTTTTGTTCCGGATGCTTCCAGAAGTAATCTGTTTATTTATAACGAAGATATTAACGCGGCATATATATCTGCAAATGGAAAAATCGGAAGCATCCAGGTAACGGCAGGGCTGAGAGGAGAGCAGACACTATCACGGGCACATTCGGTTACCACAGCCTCCAGTATTCATAAATCGTATATCCAATGGCTGCCATCTGCCACCGTTCATTACCAGATTGACCAACGGCAGGAGCTTTCATTTTCCTACGCCAGGCGCATTACCCGGCCTCCGTTCAGTCAGCTCAATCCCTTCCGGTTCTACCTGAGCGCACTAAATTACTGGATCGGCAATCCCTATCTTGACCCTTCCACAACCAGCCAGTTTAAAATAAATTACCGGTTCCGGTCGTATCTGCTTGAACTTAACGCTGGAAAAGAGTCCGATGTCATCAGCCGGTACCCGATGTACGATACAGTCACCAATGAGATGGCTTTTTTAGGCACCAACCTTCCATATCGGAAATTTGCCAATATATCCGTTGTATTACCTTTTACCGTTAACAAATTATGGCAGATAAACTTGCAGCTCATGGGCTATTATAACAAAGAACAGCAACCTTACCTGGATAAAATTTACAACCCGGTCGTTTATAACTATGTCTTAAAACTCAACCAGGTTTTTACGTTTAATAATCATTTTTCTGCAACTGTTTTTACCAATTACGAGTCCCGTTCCGGCAACAGTCTGTATATTTTTAAACCGATGTATCATATTGATATCGCCCTGCAAAAAGGTTGGTTTTCAAACAAGCTCCATACCAGGGTTGCTTTTTCCGATATTCTTAATACGTACTACCAGCAGCTCCAGTTCAGGTATAAGGAAATCATAAACAATCAATTTTCGCACTGGTGGGGAATGCAGAAACTGCAGGCAACCATCAGCTACTCCTTCGGAAAAGCCAGTCAACACAAGAAGACAGCAGTATCTGAAGAAGAGAACCGGGCAACCAGATAG
- a CDS encoding dihydrofolate reductase family protein, protein MRKLIAGINMTLDGFCDHTAIIPDDELHQHYADLLRSADVILYGRITYQLMEYWPTVVKNPTGNPETDDFARVMDKIPKVVFSHTLKKVHWASTRLAKGTLEEEVAALKQSADGRMGDILVGSRSLIIALLNLNLIDEFQLTIHPVVAGSGLPLFNNIDHRAAFKLINTKTFGSGAITLYYEPLKK, encoded by the coding sequence ATGAGAAAGCTAATCGCAGGAATCAATATGACGCTTGACGGGTTTTGCGATCACACCGCAATCATACCGGATGATGAACTACATCAGCATTATGCAGACCTCTTACGCAGCGCAGATGTTATATTATATGGAAGAATCACCTATCAATTAATGGAATACTGGCCAACAGTGGTCAAAAATCCAACGGGGAATCCAGAAACAGATGATTTTGCAAGGGTGATGGACAAGATTCCAAAGGTTGTTTTTTCCCATACTTTGAAAAAGGTGCATTGGGCTAGTACGCGGCTCGCAAAAGGTACCCTTGAAGAAGAAGTTGCTGCGCTCAAGCAATCTGCAGATGGCCGTATGGGAGATATTTTGGTGGGTAGCCGGAGCCTGATCATCGCTTTGCTAAACCTTAATTTAATCGACGAATTTCAATTAACCATTCATCCGGTTGTAGCGGGCAGCGGTTTGCCTCTATTTAACAACATCGATCATAGAGCCGCGTTTAAACTCATAAATACAAAGACCTTTGGTTCAGGAGCTATCACGCTTTATTATGAGCCGCTAAAAAAATGA
- a CDS encoding DUF1801 domain-containing protein — protein sequence MEKRKIKFRSLLELFEFLPADQALLLDVLRQIAIDTLNGYGKEKMSYNVPFFYGNRSLLLIYPAAVPRGGFKSGVMFAFWYGNRLKDEAHYLEHGTNKQIYYRVYQSAGEINIAALRKLILEAIELDKTFKKI from the coding sequence ATGGAAAAAAGAAAGATAAAGTTTCGTTCATTATTGGAGCTGTTTGAATTTCTTCCTGCAGACCAGGCCTTGCTGCTTGATGTGCTGCGTCAGATTGCCATTGATACATTGAACGGTTATGGTAAAGAAAAAATGTCCTATAACGTGCCGTTTTTCTATGGAAACCGGTCTTTATTGCTGATTTATCCCGCGGCCGTTCCGCGCGGAGGTTTTAAAAGCGGCGTGATGTTCGCCTTTTGGTATGGTAACCGGTTAAAAGATGAAGCGCATTATTTAGAGCACGGAACAAACAAACAAATTTATTACCGGGTTTATCAATCGGCCGGAGAAATCAATATAGCGGCCTTACGAAAACTGATACTTGAAGCTATTGAGCTAGACAAAACGTTCAAAAAAATTTAA
- a CDS encoding choice-of-anchor Q domain-containing protein yields the protein MKKVYPLLLFSLCWAGALPAQITPTNDRILYVNKAVSGGNGNGSSWANAIPELADALKWAREQYDADNNWLAGDSLRIFIAQGTYKPLYDADNNRYQNNGGRDNAFVVMDRVHLYGGFPSTGNPGMGQRNWKTYVTTLSGDIGAPNDAADNVYHVLISMGGGNVHLDGLKITGGNANATHQTPEVRVPGNNITYIRNAGAGSLLSGNHSLRLSNVEISGNRSAYAAGAYIFGAPVFFNITVRDNTATEWGGGLYFTDPRVDPIVINALFTGNTAKNGAAIYNRADSLMLVNTTIVDNVATLAGSSIFSDVSDFGMGNPVRNPVLINSILWNQQPGAVSIIQNAGGIPMEVAHSIVQGAAPPAGTGNSNANPTFTNAGSGNYTLMAASPAINTGNTPLWNAANITGTMVDLAGNPRVAGNAIDRGAFELQTALPVMFGSFRATIKSGHLLFNWNTETEINNDHFLIQVSVDGANWKTVQTVQSKAMAGNSHAALEYAVAIPLATLGLSAGFLLLGVVASNRRRRALAVAAFLVCILIFACRKNDKIERVETGTLYARLVQVDKDSSEHMSKIIQIVRE from the coding sequence ATGAAAAAAGTCTACCCGCTGCTCCTTTTTAGCCTGTGCTGGGCAGGTGCGCTCCCGGCGCAGATAACCCCAACAAATGATCGTATACTCTATGTGAATAAAGCCGTATCCGGCGGAAACGGCAATGGATCTTCCTGGGCCAATGCCATTCCGGAACTGGCCGATGCCCTCAAGTGGGCAAGAGAGCAGTACGATGCTGATAACAACTGGCTTGCGGGCGACTCCCTACGCATCTTTATTGCCCAGGGAACCTATAAGCCTCTGTATGATGCAGATAATAACCGGTATCAGAACAATGGCGGACGCGACAATGCGTTTGTAGTAATGGACCGTGTACATCTGTATGGCGGGTTTCCATCTACAGGAAATCCCGGCATGGGGCAGCGTAATTGGAAGACCTATGTTACCACTTTGAGCGGAGATATTGGCGCTCCAAACGATGCCGCAGATAATGTTTACCATGTGCTCATCAGTATGGGCGGTGGTAACGTGCACCTGGATGGGTTAAAAATAACCGGCGGCAATGCCAATGCCACCCATCAGACACCTGAGGTACGTGTACCAGGAAACAATATCACCTACATCAGAAACGCGGGGGCCGGCTCGCTTTTATCGGGCAATCATTCTTTACGGCTCAGCAATGTGGAAATCAGCGGCAACAGGTCCGCTTACGCAGCCGGGGCCTACATCTTTGGAGCACCTGTGTTCTTCAATATCACGGTTCGCGATAACACCGCTACAGAATGGGGGGGCGGGCTTTATTTTACAGATCCCCGTGTTGACCCGATAGTCATCAATGCACTTTTTACGGGCAATACGGCAAAAAATGGGGCCGCTATTTACAACCGGGCAGATTCATTGATGCTGGTAAATACAACCATCGTGGATAATGTAGCCACACTCGCAGGCAGCAGTATCTTTAGTGATGTGTCAGACTTTGGTATGGGGAACCCCGTCAGAAACCCGGTATTGATCAATAGCATTCTCTGGAACCAGCAGCCCGGTGCCGTTAGTATAATCCAAAACGCCGGAGGCATTCCTATGGAGGTCGCCCATAGTATTGTACAGGGCGCTGCGCCACCGGCCGGCACGGGCAACTCCAATGCAAACCCTACTTTTACCAATGCCGGCAGCGGCAACTATACATTAATGGCAGCAAGCCCTGCTATTAATACCGGCAACACGCCGTTATGGAATGCTGCTAATATCACCGGAACAATGGTTGACCTTGCCGGTAACCCGCGTGTGGCGGGCAATGCCATCGACAGGGGCGCCTTTGAATTACAGACCGCGCTTCCGGTAATGTTTGGCAGCTTCCGGGCTACTATAAAAAGCGGGCACTTATTATTTAACTGGAATACAGAAACAGAAATCAACAATGATCATTTTTTAATACAGGTATCTGTTGATGGTGCAAATTGGAAAACAGTTCAAACCGTCCAAAGCAAAGCGATGGCCGGCAACAGCCATGCAGCGTTGGAATATGCGGTTGCGATTCCATTGGCCACACTCGGCCTAAGCGCCGGGTTCCTGCTGCTGGGCGTTGTTGCATCCAACCGTCGCAGGCGGGCACTGGCAGTGGCCGCATTCCTGGTTTGCATCCTAATATTTGCCTGCAGGAAAAATGACAAGATTGAGCGTGTTGAAACCGGCACACTGTACGCACGCCTGGTGCAGGTAGATAAAGATAGTTCAGAACATATGTCAAAGATCATCCAGATCGTAAGAGAATAA
- a CDS encoding sulfite exporter TauE/SafE family protein yields the protein MPLIVILILVISFIAALVRSTLGFGESLIAVPLFLFFLPATTAVPLSVMLSIVIALIIVIQDHRKIHFYSAKWLIIYAVPGIPLGLLILVYGNEILVKTVLGLLIIGYALYTLAAKSTRNLTKDNQWWLFICGFLSGVFGGAYGLNGPPLVVYGNLRNWSAVQFRATLQAYFLPVSLLGFVGYAAKGLVTAEVNYYFLIALTTSIPAIFLGRWLNRKLNSRSFLRYVLYGLVVVGIVLMLMAWYPELTTIA from the coding sequence ATGCCCTTGATCGTTATTCTAATTCTTGTTATCAGTTTTATTGCTGCCTTGGTACGGTCAACCCTGGGTTTTGGGGAATCATTGATTGCCGTACCACTATTCCTTTTTTTCCTTCCGGCTACGACGGCTGTGCCATTATCGGTAATGCTGTCCATTGTGATCGCGTTGATCATTGTGATCCAGGACCACCGGAAGATTCATTTTTATAGTGCAAAATGGCTTATTATTTATGCCGTTCCTGGCATTCCTTTGGGCCTGCTGATCCTGGTATATGGCAATGAGATCCTTGTAAAAACAGTGCTTGGACTGCTCATTATCGGCTATGCCTTGTATACTCTGGCTGCTAAAAGCACAAGGAATCTGACAAAAGATAACCAGTGGTGGCTTTTTATCTGTGGCTTTCTGTCGGGTGTGTTTGGTGGCGCATATGGATTGAACGGACCGCCCCTGGTGGTATACGGCAATCTCAGGAACTGGTCGGCCGTCCAATTCCGGGCAACGCTGCAAGCCTATTTTTTACCGGTAAGCCTGCTTGGCTTTGTGGGATATGCTGCTAAGGGATTAGTAACTGCTGAGGTAAATTACTATTTCCTGATAGCGCTGACCACCTCTATTCCGGCCATATTTTTAGGCAGATGGCTGAACCGAAAATTAAATAGCCGGTCCTTTCTCCGGTATGTTCTTTACGGACTGGTGGTAGTTGGCATTGTTTTAATGCTGATGGCCTGGTACCCGGAACTGACCACAATCGCATAA
- a CDS encoding lipocalin-like domain-containing protein yields MRSKIAIIFICAIAISCTQKTEEKSGPAGLPINGTWKLLSGTLIENGDTTVTDYTKDRSFIKIINDSHFAFLQHGFKNGKDSTVFAAGGGTYSLKDSIYTEHLEYCNARDWEGNDFSFTVSIHQDTLVQKGIEKVAGSNVNRYNIEKYIRVKTPFAGTSNK; encoded by the coding sequence ATGAGATCAAAAATTGCGATCATTTTCATATGTGCGATTGCCATATCCTGCACTCAAAAGACTGAAGAAAAGAGTGGCCCGGCCGGACTGCCGATCAACGGTACCTGGAAGCTTTTAAGCGGCACGCTTATTGAAAATGGAGATACCACGGTTACCGATTATACAAAAGACCGTTCTTTTATAAAGATCATCAACGATAGTCATTTCGCCTTTTTGCAGCACGGGTTTAAAAACGGAAAAGACTCCACGGTATTTGCTGCAGGAGGCGGTACCTATAGCCTCAAAGACAGTATATACACCGAGCACCTGGAATATTGCAATGCCCGGGATTGGGAAGGTAATGATTTCAGTTTTACTGTTTCCATTCACCAGGATACACTCGTGCAGAAAGGGATAGAAAAAGTTGCCGGTAGCAATGTAAACCGGTACAATATTGAAAAATACATCCGGGTGAAAACGCCATTCGCCGGAACTTCCAATAAATGA
- a CDS encoding metallophosphoesterase family protein produces the protein MKRQTTTLSRRQFVRTTASAGLAWSIPATVLKALKKETVKIGIITDLHQDLVPDGYERLFAFMTDMKKAKPDALLQMGDFAYPGDKNKKVIDLFKDAHPKTLHVIGNHDTDSGYTKQQCIDYWGMPGRYYTYLLNGIRLLVLDGNDKGSPVDKKGYPAYIGPEQLAWLKEQLEMRKEPLIIVSHQPLAGSGAVDNAAEIQALLEKHRNKILLAINGHTHIDAHYHLNGVHYVHINSASYYWMGEKYKHAIYDPSIHKQYPYLSYTCPYKDALFTVLTINPVKGRVHIRGKSSQWEGKSPEALNYQNSAMLHLGKEIVPGISEIQW, from the coding sequence ATGAAACGGCAGACTACTACCCTTAGCCGGCGGCAATTTGTAAGGACTACGGCATCTGCAGGACTTGCATGGAGCATTCCTGCTACTGTTTTAAAGGCATTGAAAAAAGAAACGGTTAAGATTGGCATTATCACCGATCTGCACCAGGATCTGGTCCCTGATGGCTATGAGCGCCTCTTCGCTTTTATGACGGATATGAAAAAAGCAAAACCCGATGCGCTGTTGCAGATGGGCGATTTTGCCTATCCGGGCGATAAGAATAAAAAAGTGATTGACCTGTTTAAGGACGCGCATCCAAAGACCCTACATGTGATCGGAAATCATGATACTGATTCCGGCTATACAAAACAGCAATGCATTGATTACTGGGGAATGCCCGGACGGTATTATACATACCTGCTGAACGGGATCCGTTTACTGGTACTGGACGGCAATGATAAAGGGTCGCCTGTTGATAAAAAAGGTTATCCGGCCTATATTGGCCCGGAACAATTAGCCTGGCTGAAGGAACAATTGGAAATGAGAAAAGAGCCGCTCATCATTGTATCGCATCAGCCCCTGGCCGGTTCCGGTGCGGTGGATAACGCCGCTGAAATCCAGGCCTTGCTGGAAAAACACAGAAACAAGATCCTGCTGGCTATAAACGGGCATACACATATTGATGCTCATTACCATTTGAACGGCGTTCATTACGTGCATATCAATTCGGCCTCTTATTACTGGATGGGTGAAAAATATAAACACGCAATCTATGATCCGTCCATCCATAAGCAATACCCCTACCTCTCCTATACCTGTCCATATAAGGACGCGTTGTTTACCGTGCTTACCATTAATCCGGTTAAGGGGCGGGTTCATATAAGAGGAAAGAGCAGCCAGTGGGAAGGCAAATCCCCGGAAGCGCTGAATTATCAAAATTCAGCAATGCTTCATCTTGGCAAAGAGATCGTGCCCGGAATAAGCGAAATACAGTGGTAG
- a CDS encoding DUF488 domain-containing protein, with amino-acid sequence MHTLYTIGHSTQSVEAFIGMLQSFNIRMLADIRRFPGSKKFPQFNSEALATALNNNGIGYIHLEALGGRRKVQEASRNNRWRNASFRGYADYMETAGFEKGITELEAIATKQPTACMCSEAVWWRCHRSLVADYLKAKGWKVLHIMAVGKIEEHPYTAPARVAGNRVFYFDAGLFD; translated from the coding sequence TTGCATACACTCTATACTATAGGCCATTCTACCCAAAGCGTAGAAGCGTTCATCGGCATGCTGCAATCATTCAATATCCGCATGCTGGCCGATATCCGGCGTTTTCCTGGTTCAAAAAAATTTCCACAGTTTAACAGCGAGGCGCTGGCCACGGCGCTAAACAATAACGGCATCGGGTATATACACCTGGAAGCCCTGGGAGGAAGAAGAAAAGTACAGGAGGCTTCCAGGAACAACCGTTGGCGCAACGCATCTTTCAGAGGATACGCCGACTATATGGAGACCGCCGGTTTTGAAAAAGGCATCACGGAACTGGAGGCGATTGCGACAAAGCAGCCTACAGCCTGCATGTGCTCGGAGGCTGTATGGTGGCGCTGCCATCGCTCGCTCGTGGCCGATTACCTGAAAGCAAAGGGATGGAAGGTACTCCACATTATGGCTGTGGGAAAAATAGAGGAACATCCGTATACGGCCCCGGCACGTGTAGCTGGCAACCGTGTTTTTTATTTTGATGCAGGTCTGTTTGATTAG
- a CDS encoding alpha/beta hydrolase, which yields MAWAFQHIEQFGGSRSRIVLSGHSAGGYLNLMLTLDKKYLQRYAIDADSILGTVPFSAQCITHFTVREEQGITPLQPRIDSLAPCFMFEKPSHPSC from the coding sequence GTGGCCTGGGCGTTTCAGCATATTGAACAATTTGGCGGCAGTCGATCGCGGATTGTGCTCTCCGGGCATTCTGCTGGCGGGTACCTCAACCTGATGCTGACTCTGGATAAAAAATATTTACAGCGTTATGCCATTGATGCCGACAGCATATTGGGCACAGTACCATTCAGCGCCCAATGTATTACACATTTTACCGTTCGTGAGGAGCAGGGAATAACGCCTTTACAACCCCGGATCGATTCTCTGGCCCCTTGTTTCATGTTCGAAAAGCCCTCCCATCCATCCTGCTGA
- a CDS encoding Gfo/Idh/MocA family protein, whose amino-acid sequence MANKTNRRNFLKTTTFSAAALTVGGVLPGFSARSYRNIPGANERILTGMVGVNSRGSALAGTFAAQKECQINYVSDTDSRAMNRCIDKLSKLQAVAPKAQPDFRKVLEQKDVDVMVIATPDHWHAPAALLALQAGKHVYLEKPCSHNPHEGEMLIASVKKHKRLIQMGNQRRSWPNVMDGIRELHNGIIGKAYFARTWYANSRKPIGTGKQAPVPDWLNYDLWQGPAPRKPYMDNRIHYNWHWFWHWGTGEALNNGTHMVDLARWGLQVDYPTKVTSSGGRYFFTDDWQTPDTQTIGLEFGNKGTITWEGRSANGRFSDGASVGVIFYGEKGSLQINGDDSYQVYNLDNKLLKDVKSKVAVNATNTSNPAGILDGFHVQNLFDGIKKGTALNSDIESGHISTLLVQLGNIAQRTTGVLNTNPQNGHILNNPAAEKLWSRSYEKGWEPKI is encoded by the coding sequence ATGGCCAATAAGACCAACCGCAGAAACTTTTTAAAGACTACCACATTCAGTGCTGCCGCTCTTACGGTAGGTGGCGTACTGCCGGGGTTCAGTGCCCGCAGCTATCGCAATATACCCGGAGCCAATGAACGCATCCTTACCGGCATGGTGGGTGTCAACAGCAGGGGATCAGCGCTGGCAGGAACTTTCGCCGCGCAAAAAGAATGTCAGATTAACTATGTGTCGGATACCGACAGCCGTGCCATGAACCGCTGTATCGACAAACTGTCCAAGCTGCAGGCTGTTGCACCTAAGGCACAGCCCGATTTCCGGAAGGTATTGGAACAAAAAGATGTGGATGTAATGGTCATTGCCACACCGGATCACTGGCATGCGCCAGCCGCCCTGCTGGCCCTGCAGGCGGGTAAACATGTATACCTGGAAAAGCCCTGCAGCCATAACCCACACGAGGGTGAAATGCTGATTGCATCGGTAAAAAAACACAAACGGCTGATCCAGATGGGCAACCAGCGCCGGTCCTGGCCCAATGTTATGGACGGCATACGGGAACTGCATAATGGAATCATCGGCAAAGCGTATTTTGCACGCACCTGGTATGCCAACAGCCGTAAACCCATTGGTACCGGCAAACAGGCCCCGGTACCCGACTGGCTGAACTATGATCTCTGGCAGGGTCCGGCTCCCCGTAAACCCTATATGGATAACCGGATTCATTATAACTGGCACTGGTTCTGGCACTGGGGTACCGGTGAGGCGCTGAACAATGGCACCCATATGGTGGATCTTGCCCGTTGGGGTTTACAGGTCGATTACCCTACAAAGGTCACTTCCAGCGGCGGACGTTATTTCTTCACCGATGACTGGCAAACGCCCGATACACAAACCATTGGTCTGGAATTTGGCAACAAAGGTACCATTACCTGGGAGGGGAGGAGCGCTAACGGCCGGTTCTCAGATGGGGCTTCGGTGGGCGTGATTTTTTACGGGGAGAAGGGCTCTCTGCAAATAAACGGAGATGACAGCTACCAGGTGTATAATCTCGATAATAAACTGCTGAAAGACGTAAAAAGCAAGGTAGCGGTAAATGCCACCAACACTTCCAACCCCGCTGGTATCCTGGACGGCTTTCACGTACAAAACCTGTTTGATGGTATAAAAAAAGGTACGGCGCTCAATTCCGATATTGAGAGTGGTCATATCAGCACCCTCCTGGTACAACTGGGTAATATTGCCCAGCGAACCACCGGTGTGCTAAACACCAATCCGCAAAACGGGCATATCCTCAATAATCCGGCTGCGGAAAAATTATGGAGCCGCAGCTATGAAAAAGGATGGGAGCCCAAAATATAA
- a CDS encoding Gfo/Idh/MocA family protein, protein MLKQRTMDRKRFLRLSALTGIGLGIRSGASATQHKPFTQGKRIGIIGLDTSHAAAFVKSLNKQDPDPAFSGYRVVAAYPRGSNDIPTSVERIPGYTAEVQQYGVAIASSIADLLSKVDVVCLETNDGRLHMEQALPVLKAGKPLFIDKPMTASLKDAVAIFKAADQYKVPVFSSSSLRYITGMDEILKGTYGKVIGAQTYSPAPWRKRTRTCSGMASTALKYFLLPWAQVVSRSYGCTRLKPMLWPASGTTDVSVASGARAVENRNTAVPFLQRTKLLPWAVSKDTIRY, encoded by the coding sequence ATGCTTAAACAACGAACGATGGACCGGAAGCGATTTTTGCGTCTTTCCGCGCTTACCGGTATCGGGCTCGGTATCCGGAGCGGCGCATCTGCTACGCAGCACAAGCCCTTTACCCAGGGAAAACGGATCGGTATTATAGGACTGGACACTTCGCATGCTGCTGCTTTTGTAAAATCGCTGAACAAACAAGATCCGGATCCTGCTTTTTCAGGCTACCGGGTTGTAGCCGCTTATCCCAGGGGCAGTAATGATATTCCAACCAGTGTTGAACGCATCCCCGGTTATACAGCTGAAGTACAGCAATATGGTGTTGCCATCGCAAGCTCAATTGCTGATTTGCTGTCGAAGGTGGATGTGGTTTGCCTGGAAACCAATGATGGCCGGCTGCACATGGAACAGGCCTTACCGGTATTAAAAGCGGGTAAACCGCTTTTTATTGATAAACCCATGACCGCTTCACTGAAGGATGCCGTTGCCATTTTTAAAGCCGCGGATCAATATAAAGTACCAGTCTTTTCCAGTTCCTCGCTCCGGTACATTACCGGTATGGACGAAATTCTCAAAGGAACCTATGGCAAAGTTATCGGAGCGCAAACGTATAGCCCGGCTCCCTGGAGAAAACGCACCCGGACCTGTTCTGGTATGGCATCCACGGCGTTGAAATACTTTTTACTGCCATGGGCGCAGGTTGTCAGTCGGTCATACGGCTGCACACGCCTGAAACCGATGTTGTGGCCGGCATCTGGAACGACGGACGTATCGGTAGCTTCCGGGGCACGCGCAGTGGAAAATCGGAATACGGCGGTACCATTTTTACAGAGAACAAAACTGTTACCCTGGGCAGTTTCAAAGGATACGATCCGTTATTAA